DNA from Chryseomicrobium sp. FSL W7-1435:
TATCGTGACCCGTCCACCCAATTAACGTTTCTTCAAAACGAGTAGGCAACAGCAATACATAAAGGTTGACCAGTGCCAGGAAACCTGGAATAGACTTTAAACGAATTTGCTTCATTCGGAGAATTTCATATAAAGCAATAGTAGCAAGTAAGTAAATAGCTAAAGTGAATGGAATTCCTCCCACCCATACGATTGGAACAAATAACGCTAGTGCTATAAGCGCTGTAATTATACGTTCTTTCATTTCGTTGGTTCCTCCAATCCACCATATCTGCGACTTCTTGTTTGATAGACTTGAATTGCTTCACGCAAGCAATTTTCATCGAAGTCTGGCCATAGAACATCCGTGAACCAAAATTCAGTGTACGCTAATTGCCAAAGCATAAAGTTACTAAGGCGGACTTCTCCACTCGTACGAATTAACAGGTCAGGTTCAATCAAATCTCTAGTCATCAGATGTTCCGTAATGCACTGTTCTGTAATGTCAGACGGAGACAATTTCCCATCATTTACAGCTTGTGTAATTGCTTTAACGGCATGCAAGATTTCTGCGCGGCTTCCATAATTCAAAGCGAAATTCAAGATCAGTCCTGTATTCTCACGTGTACTGTCCACAGCCTTTTGAACAGCGCGTTGTGTATGCTCTGGTAATGAAGCAAAATCACCCATCGTTTGCACTCTAACATTTTGCTCTATAAGTTCTGGTAAGTACGTGCCCAAAAATTCTTCGGGTAAACGCATTAAAAATTCGACCTCTTTTTTAGGTCGAGACCAATTTTCTGTAGAAAATGCATAGAGCGTCAATACTTTCACACCAAGATCATTCGCATAGCGGGTAATCTTACGCACTGTCTTCATGCCTTCATGATGTCCAGCAATCCTTGGTAATGCTCGCTTAGTCGCCCACCGACCATTTCCATCCATAATAATGGCTATATGGCTCGGCACAGTACCTGTAACCGCAAGCTCCCCATCTTCCAGTTGACTTTGCTTTTGTGTAAAAAGCTTTTTAAACATGAATTAGTTCCTCCAGACGCTCGTATCAAAACATATATATCCTATCATACCAAATTTCATACAGCATTGAATTGTATTTTTTTACTTTCATCTTAAGAACGCTTTTAATGAGAGGAAGTTTCGTCAATCTAAGCGTGTGTGCCAATTCCAAATTTTCTTACTCATTAAAAACGTCCTCAAGCTACTTGCTCTTGAGGACGACCGGAATTAAATTTCCATAATTTCATTTTCTTTATCTTTTGCAAGATCATCAATCTTTGAAATGTAAGTATCTGTTAGCTTTTGAACATCTTCTTGGAAACCACGAAGATCATCTTCTGTGATTTCTCCGTTCTTTTCAAGTTTTTTAAGATCTTCATTTCCGTCACGACGAACATTTCGAATATTGACTTTGGCTTCTTCAGCCTCTTTTTTCACTTGTTTCGCAAGATCTTTGCGTCGTTCCTCAGTAAGTGCTGGAACTGCCAAGCGAATAACTGAACCGTCATTTGTTGGTGAGATGCCGATGTCAGATTTCATAATAGCTTTTTCAATATCACTAAGTACCGTTTTATCATATGGTTGAATGACGAGAAGACGTGCTTCTGGCGTCGAAATACCAGCCACTTGATTGATAGGTGTTGATGAACCGTAGTAATCTACTGTAATTTTATCAAGTAGAGACGCACTGGCACGACCCGCACGAATCGATGCGATCTCACGTGAAAATACTTGAACAGATTTCTCCATCTTGTCTTTTGTTTGAGCAATTACTTGTTTCGTCATTGTGCATTCCTCCTAACGACAGTCCCAATTGTCTCACCGAGTGCCGCCTTTTTAATATTACCTTTTTCCATAATTGAGAATACAATAAGATCGATATCGTTGTCCATACATAGAGTAGATGCTGTAGAATCCATAACTTGTAGCCCGTTTTGAATAACCTCAAGGAATGAGAGATTTTCATATTTCACTGCTGTAGGATCTAATTTCGGATCTGCTGAGTAAACACCATCCACATTATTTTTGGCCATCAAGATAACGTCTGCTTCAATTTCAGCTGCTCGTAACGCAGCAGTTGTATCTGTTGAGAAGTACGGGTTGCCTGTACCAGCTGCAAAAATAACAACACGTCCTTTTTCTAAATGACGAATCGCTTTACGACGAATATAAGGCTCTGCTACTTGGCGCATCTCAATTGATGTTTGGACACGTGATTCGACTCCCTGTTTCTCAAGAGCATCTTGAAGTGCCAGTGAGTTCATCACAGTAGCTAGCATTCCCATATAGTCTGCCGTAGCTCGGTCCATTCCCATCTCACTACCAACCTTGCCACGCCAAATATTGCCGCCGCCCACGACTACAGCTACCTCGATATCTAAATCTACTACCTCTTTCACTTGCTCAGCAACAGATTTAATAATCGCTGGCGATAGACCGAAACCTTGCTCTCCTGCAAGCGCTTCTCCGCTCAGCTTTAATACGATTCGTTTATATTGTGGTGTCGTCATTTATATCCTCCCAGATTTTGTCTTGAAAAATAGGGAACACAATGGTGTGTTCCCCTAAAAGCCTATTATTAAATTAGTTACCTTTAACTTGGCTCATTACTTCTTCAGCAAAGTTATCTTCACGTTTTTCGATTCCTTCACCAACAGCGTAACGAGTGAATGATACTAACTCTCCACCTGTTGCTTTTACGAAATCACGTACTTTTTGATCTGGGTTTTTAACGAATGATTGATCAAGTACACAAACATCTTCAAAGTACTTGCCAAGGCGACCTTCTACCATTTTAGCTACAATGTTTTCTGGTTTGCCTTCGTTTAAAGCTTGCTCCGTTAATACTTTGCGCTCGCGCTCTACTTCATCTTCAGAAACTTCATCACGAGAGATGTATTGTGGGTTAAGAGCAGCAATGTGCATTGCTACGTCTTTTGCAGCTGCTTCATCAGTTGTACCTTCAAGAAGAGCTAGAACACCAATGCGTCCGCCCATGTGCAGGTAAGGACCAAATGCGTCTGCATCTGTTTTTGTTTTAATATCAAAACGACGAAGAGTAATTTTTTCACCAATTTTAGCTACAGCGTTTGAGATGTAGTTATCAACTGTTAAGCCATTGTCCATAGTTGAAGCGTTAGCTTCTTCTACAGTAGCAGGCTCAGTTGCTAATAAGTGAGCAGATAAGTCTTTAACAACTTTTTGGAAGTTTTCGTTTTTTGCAACGAAATCTGTCTCTGCATTTACTTCAACTAGAACTGCTTTGTTTCCTTGTACTTCGATTGCTGTAATACCTTCAGCAGCAATACGATCTGCTTTTTTAGCAGCAGAAGATAGGCCTTTTTCACGTAAGAAATCAATAGCTGCGTCGATATCGCCATTAGTTTCTACTAGTGCTTTTTTACAATCCATCATACCTGCGCCTGTTTTTTCACGTAATTCTTTAACCATTTGAGCTGTAACTGCCATGTTATGTTCCTCCTATACCGTTTGTGTTCTTAAAAAAAGGTGATAAGTGGGTTGGCCGCTTATCACCTGTTTGTTTAAAAATTACTCAGCTGCTACTTCTTCAGTAGATTCTGAAAGATCTTCACCTTGTTTTGCTTCAAGTAAAGCGTCTGCCATTTTACCAGTAAGAAGTTTTACAGCACGGATTGCATCGTCGTTTGCAGGGATTACATAGTCGATTTCATCTGGATCACAGTTAGTATCAACGATACCAACGATCGGGATGTGCAACTTGATTGCTTCTGCAACCGCAATGCGCTCTTTGCGTGGGTCTACAACAAACATAACGTCTGGTAGAGATTTCATATCACGTACTCCGCCTAAGAACTTCACTAAGCGTTCGTGTTGTTTTTTAAGTTGTACAACTTCTTTTTTAGGAAGTACAGCAAAAGTACCGTCTTCTTCCATTTTCTCAATTTGCTTCATACGAGCAACACGTTTTTGGATTGTACCGAAGTTTGTTAACGTACCACCTAACCAGCGTTGGTTGATGTAGTAGTTTCCAGAACGTTCTGCTTCGTCCTTGATTGCTTCTTGTGCTTGCTTTTTCGTACCAACGAATAAGACTTTACCGCCTTCTTCGCCAACTTGACGCATGTAAGCATAAGCTTCTTCTAATTTTTTCACCGTTTTTTGAAGATCGATGATGTAGATCCCGTTACGCTCAACGAAGATATATTTCTTCATTTTTGGGTTCCAACGGCGAGTTTGGTGACCAAAGTGTACACCAGCCTCAAGTAGTTGTTTCATAGAGATAACTGACATGATATTTCCTCCTATTGGTTTAAACTTCCGCTATTCTTCCTGTGATCAAACGACCCGTAGGCACCTGCTTAACCATCAGAATAGCGTGTATAATCATACCGTCTTATAATGTACCATACATTGGACAGCTTGACAACAGAAAAATCTGTTTTGTGTATAAGATAGTATTTCTCTATAATCAGCTGCATCTTACAAAGCTTGCTTTTAAGTTCAAATTAAGAACGAAAAGGATTGGACCAAGAACTTCTTCTAATCCAGGTGCATCTTACGAAGCTTGTTTTCAAGTTCAGATTAAGAACGAAAAGGATTAGACCAAGAACTTCTTCTAATCCAGGTGCATCTTACGAAGCTTGTTTTCAAGTTCAGATTAAGAACGAAAAGGATTGGACCAAGAACTTCTTCTAATTCAGGTGCATCTTACGAAGCTTGTTTTCAAGTTCAGATTAAGAACGAAAAGGACTGGGCCCGCTCTAGTCGAGCGGGCCCAGCGCGAATCTTCTTAGTTCGAGCTTACACAAGTTTCTCCAGTTGCATCCGGCTAGTTGAAGTGCTTTTTTGTAGGAAGTGGTGGCTTGCAACGTCTTCGTTTCGGCTCTGCCTCTACTGGAGTAACAACTTTCACATCTTGCGCGAGTTTAAAAGTTAGAGAATCGCTGCGCTAACGCGAGGCTCGATTAAGGTTGTAAACTTTCACCGTGTTGGTCAGCGAGATTGCTGAACATTACTTTTTAAGTACAAATTCTTAATTACTTTAAGCCCTTACTAGTAAGATCTTGACCATTTAAAATATTTTAGTATCGGGGAATGTTCATCACACTCGTTTTCTCGCTCTTGAATTATTTAATCGATCATCAGAATGGATTAATCGCTCATCAGAATCGTTTTTTCCTTCATCACCAGCAAATAATCACTCATCACGGATTTACCCGATCATCAGAATGGATTAATCGCTCATCAGAATCGTTTTTTCCTTCATCACCAGCAAATAATCGCTCATCACAGATTCAATGCCACTACCTGAATCGATTTGAAATCCCGGAAGCCAGGTTACCATTTCCCAGGCCAACTGAGTTTTACCGAGACCCGGCAACGCAGCCGAAAGTGGCCTTCTTTCGGCTGACGTGGGGAGGCTCGCAGAAACTCACCTAGGAAATGGTGTTCTGGCTGGAGAGATTTCAAATTTCACTTAAATTGGTCTAGTAAACTTCTCCTGAAGGTTTTTAGTAAGACCTTAAACATTTTTTACTTTAAGCCCTTCCTAGTAAGATCTTTGTGAATCTATGTGCTCCAGTCACAGAAAGTGCTCATAATGTAGCTTTTACCTCTCATCACAGATTCAATGCCACTACCTGAATCGATTTGAAATCCCGGAAGCCAGGTTACCATTTCCCAGGCCAACTGAGTTTTACCGAGACCCGGCAATGCAGCCGAAAGCGTCCTTCTTTCGGCTGACGTGGGGAGGCTCGAAGAAACTCCCCTAGGAAATGGTGTTCTGGCTGGAGAGATTTCAAATTTCACTTAAATTGGTCTAGTAAACTTCTCCTGAAGGTTTTTAGTAAGACCTTAAACATTTTTTACTTTAAGCCCTTCCTAGTAAGATCTTTGTGCATCTATGTGCTCCAGTCACAGAAAGTGCTCATAATGTAGCTTTTACCTCTCATCACAGATTCAATGCCACTACCTGAATCAATTTGAAATCCCGGAAGCCAGGTTACCATTTCCCAGGCCAACTGAGTTTTACCGAGACCCGGCAACGCAGCCGAAAGTGGCCTTCTTTCGGCTGACGTGGGGAGGCTCGCAGAAACTCACCTAGGAAATGGTGTTCTGGCTGGAGGGATTTCAGATTTCACTTAGATCGATTTAGTAAACTCCAATAAAAAAAGCACTTTCTCCTGTGACAGAGAAAATGCTCCTTCGATTATAACTTCATGTTCTCAAGTTCTTCTAAGAACTTGTTGTTTAGTACTTTGATATAAGTACCTTTCATACCAAGTGAACGTGATTCAATAACACCAGCAGATTCTAATTTACGTAGTGCGTTTACGATTACAGAACGAGTAATACCTACGCGGTCTGCAATTTTAGAAGCTACTAGTAAACCTTCATTGCCGTTTAACTCTTCGAAAATGTGCTCAATAGCTTCTAATTCACTGTAAGAAAGTGAATTGATCGCCATTTGAACGACTGCTTTGCTACGTGCTTCGATTTCAATTTCTTCTGATTTTTCACGAAGAATTTCCATACCAACTACTGTAGCACCATACTCAGCTAAGATTAGATCATCATCACCGAAAGCATCATTGATACGAGCTAAAATTAAAGTTCCTAGACGCTCACTACCACCGTTAATTGGCACGATTGTTGTTAAGCCCTCTTTGAATAGATCTTTATTCTCGACTGGGAAAGCAGTAAATTCACTTTCTACGTCTAAGTTTGAAGATGTTTCTGTTACTTTAAATAGACCTTTTGTGTAGACCTCTGGGAATTGACGATCTTCTAACATACGAATCATACGATCGTTGTCGATTTTTTGGTTGATATCGTACCCTAGAAGTTTCCCTTTACGGCTTACGATAAATACATTACACTCAATTACTTGTGACAAAGATTCTGCCATTTCTTTAAAATTCACTTGCTGCCCTGCAGACGCTTGGAGCATGGAATTAATTTTACGTGTTTTCTCTAATAGATTCATTATGAACCTCCATCTTTAAATTTTTTCTATTTATAAAATATTCTAAAGCTTTTTAATTGTTTTTAAAACAAAAAAGTTTCATTTATAAGATAAATTGTGACAAATCTTTGTTTTTTACGATATTTTTGAGCTTACTGTCCACAAATGCGGGTGTAATGTCCACATGGGCAGGAGATATGTCAGATGCTTCATAAGAAAGATCCTCCATCACCTTCTCCAATAATGTGTGCAGTCTACGCGCCCCAATATTATCGGTCTCCTGATTGACTTCAAATGCTAGTTCTCCAATTCGCTCAATAGCTTCATCCGTAAAGACTACTTCTATATCTTCCGTTGCTAGTAAAGCCACGTACTGTTGAATCAAAGAATGATTAGGCTCTTTTAAAATACGTACGAAATCATCTTTCGATAATTTTTCGAGTTCCACACGGATTGGAAAACGTCCTTGTAGCTCGGGAATTAAATCAGACGGTTTGGCCATATGGAAAGCTCCAGCAGCAATGAATAAAATATAATCCGTTTTGACTGCCCCGTATTTCGTTGAAATAGTGGATCCCTCTACGATTGGTAAGATATCTCGTTGCACACCTTCTCGAGAAACATCTGCTCCATTTCCAGATTTTGCAGCAATTTTATCAAATTCATCAATGAAGATAATTCCGTCTTGCTCGGCTTTTTCAATAGCGGCTTGATTGACTTCATCTGTATCTAACAGTTTGGCGGCTTCTTCAAGAATTAACACGCGTCTTGCATCTTTTACCTTCATTTTGCGTTTCTTTTTCTTCTTCGGCATTAGATTTGAAAGCATATCCTGCATCTGAGCACCTTGACCTTGGTCTCCACCTGGCATCATATCAAATAATGAAGGTGTTGCTTCTGTGACTTGAATCGTTACTTCTTCCTCTTCTAGTAAACCAGCTTTTAATTTATCCGCAATTTCACTTCTTTTTAATCGGATCGAAGAATCCTCTTCTTCATCTTGGTCTGGACGGCCCCCAAGAAGCGCTTCAAATGGATTCGTTGGATTGGTTTTCTTTTTTAAAGAAGGGACCAAGTGTTTGATTAATTGCTCTTCTGCCAAACGTTCTGCTTGAGGTCTCACTTGCTCTGTCTTTTCTTCTTTCACTATTCGAATAGACGCCTCAACCAGATCACGCACCATGGACTCAACATCTCTACCCACATAGCCGACCTCTGTAAACTTAGTGGCCTCAACTTTGATGAACGGTGCGTTTGTTAATTTAGCGATACGACGGGCAATTTCAGTTTTCCCTACACCAGTCGGTCCAATCATCAACATATTTTTAGGTACTACTTCTTGTTGCAGTTCTTCGCTCAATAATTTTCGACGGTACCGATTGCGTAGCGCAATAGCAATCGCTTTTTTCGCCTCATCTTGACCGATAATATAGCGGTCTAAATACGCTTTTGTTTGTTTAGGAGTTGTCTCTTTGGTCATGGTCGATCTCCTCCAGAATAATGTTATGGTTTGTAAAGACACAAATATCAGCTGCGGTATCTAGTGCTGCATGC
Protein-coding regions in this window:
- the codY gene encoding GTP-sensing pleiotropic transcriptional regulator CodY, which gives rise to MNLLEKTRKINSMLQASAGQQVNFKEMAESLSQVIECNVFIVSRKGKLLGYDINQKIDNDRMIRMLEDRQFPEVYTKGLFKVTETSSNLDVESEFTAFPVENKDLFKEGLTTIVPINGGSERLGTLILARINDAFGDDDLILAEYGATVVGMEILREKSEEIEIEARSKAVVQMAINSLSYSELEAIEHIFEELNGNEGLLVASKIADRVGITRSVIVNALRKLESAGVIESRSLGMKGTYIKVLNNKFLEELENMKL
- the frr gene encoding ribosome recycling factor; this translates as MTKQVIAQTKDKMEKSVQVFSREIASIRAGRASASLLDKITVDYYGSSTPINQVAGISTPEARLLVIQPYDKTVLSDIEKAIMKSDIGISPTNDGSVIRLAVPALTEERRKDLAKQVKKEAEEAKVNIRNVRRDGNEDLKKLEKNGEITEDDLRGFQEDVQKLTDTYISKIDDLAKDKENEIMEI
- the pyrH gene encoding UMP kinase codes for the protein MTTPQYKRIVLKLSGEALAGEQGFGLSPAIIKSVAEQVKEVVDLDIEVAVVVGGGNIWRGKVGSEMGMDRATADYMGMLATVMNSLALQDALEKQGVESRVQTSIEMRQVAEPYIRRKAIRHLEKGRVVIFAAGTGNPYFSTDTTAALRAAEIEADVILMAKNNVDGVYSADPKLDPTAVKYENLSFLEVIQNGLQVMDSTASTLCMDNDIDLIVFSIMEKGNIKKAALGETIGTVVRRNAQ
- the hslU gene encoding ATP-dependent protease ATPase subunit HslU, which codes for MTKETTPKQTKAYLDRYIIGQDEAKKAIAIALRNRYRRKLLSEELQQEVVPKNMLMIGPTGVGKTEIARRIAKLTNAPFIKVEATKFTEVGYVGRDVESMVRDLVEASIRIVKEEKTEQVRPQAERLAEEQLIKHLVPSLKKKTNPTNPFEALLGGRPDQDEEEDSSIRLKRSEIADKLKAGLLEEEEVTIQVTEATPSLFDMMPGGDQGQGAQMQDMLSNLMPKKKKKRKMKVKDARRVLILEEAAKLLDTDEVNQAAIEKAEQDGIIFIDEFDKIAAKSGNGADVSREGVQRDILPIVEGSTISTKYGAVKTDYILFIAAGAFHMAKPSDLIPELQGRFPIRVELEKLSKDDFVRILKEPNHSLIQQYVALLATEDIEVVFTDEAIERIGELAFEVNQETDNIGARRLHTLLEKVMEDLSYEASDISPAHVDITPAFVDSKLKNIVKNKDLSQFIL
- a CDS encoding isoprenyl transferase; the protein is MFKKLFTQKQSQLEDGELAVTGTVPSHIAIIMDGNGRWATKRALPRIAGHHEGMKTVRKITRYANDLGVKVLTLYAFSTENWSRPKKEVEFLMRLPEEFLGTYLPELIEQNVRVQTMGDFASLPEHTQRAVQKAVDSTRENTGLILNFALNYGSRAEILHAVKAITQAVNDGKLSPSDITEQCITEHLMTRDLIEPDLLIRTSGEVRLSNFMLWQLAYTEFWFTDVLWPDFDENCLREAIQVYQTRSRRYGGLEEPTK
- the tsf gene encoding translation elongation factor Ts produces the protein MAVTAQMVKELREKTGAGMMDCKKALVETNGDIDAAIDFLREKGLSSAAKKADRIAAEGITAIEVQGNKAVLVEVNAETDFVAKNENFQKVVKDLSAHLLATEPATVEEANASTMDNGLTVDNYISNAVAKIGEKITLRRFDIKTKTDADAFGPYLHMGGRIGVLALLEGTTDEAAAKDVAMHIAALNPQYISRDEVSEDEVERERKVLTEQALNEGKPENIVAKMVEGRLGKYFEDVCVLDQSFVKNPDQKVRDFVKATGGELVSFTRYAVGEGIEKREDNFAEEVMSQVKGN
- the rpsB gene encoding 30S ribosomal protein S2 — its product is MSVISMKQLLEAGVHFGHQTRRWNPKMKKYIFVERNGIYIIDLQKTVKKLEEAYAYMRQVGEEGGKVLFVGTKKQAQEAIKDEAERSGNYYINQRWLGGTLTNFGTIQKRVARMKQIEKMEEDGTFAVLPKKEVVQLKKQHERLVKFLGGVRDMKSLPDVMFVVDPRKERIAVAEAIKLHIPIVGIVDTNCDPDEIDYVIPANDDAIRAVKLLTGKMADALLEAKQGEDLSESTEEVAAE